TGCGTCCGGGCGGCCTTGAGCCGGAGATCGCCGTCGATACGGCCGTCGACACGAAGCCACGTGCCGGCTTCGTACGGCGGCGCTCGATCGAGGCGGACGACGACCGGCGAGGCGTCGGCGCGGCAGCAGGTAATCGCGTAGCGGACGACTGCGATGTGCGATCCGTCCCGCACCAGCGTCCCGGTAAACGTCAAGCGCTCTCCCGGGAAGAGGCCGCTGAGCGTCGTTTCGGTCGCGTAATACGGAGGGGGCGGGGCCGCGGTGAAGAGGCCGGCGAGCATCAAGATTGGGGCCGCGCGCTGTGCCGGCGAGATCTCGCGGCGGTGTCTGGCTGCGCCGGCGAGCGCGATCGCCGCCGAAAAGCCGAGCACCGGAGCCAACGCAGGATGGACCAGCGCATCACCCCCGCGCAGTGCGACGGCGCCGAGCGCCACGGCGAGCAGCGCGTATGCCAGCGCATCGCGACGCGGCGTGACGTGCCCGCCGGCTCGATAACGCGCGCAGATCGACGATGCCCGCGACGCAGAGGAAAGCCGTCGCCGCCAGCGGCGAACGGGCATGAAGCGCTCCGGCGATGGCGACGGCGCCCAACGCGCAGGGCGCAGCCGCAAATCCGAGCAGGCCGCCCGCCAGCATGCAGAGCACCGGCGGGAGACGCGCGGGGTTGAGCGCGCCGCCGAATTGCATCGCGGCGCCGGCCGCCAGCGCCGCCGGAAGAAGTTCGGCCAGCTCGCCGGCGAGATCCGCCGGCTCGTGCGGGCAGGCAGCGTGGAATCGCCGGCGCAGCGCCCTCGCGGTCACGATCGCGGCCGAAAGACGTGCCGCCGCGACGATCGGTCCGAAGATCATGCAGGTTGCGACCGCCGCGGGCAGCGACCGGGCCGATGGGCCGCTGCCGCAGCCGCATCCTAGAAATGCCGCGGCGCCCGGACGGCGCAGCAGACGTGCGACGATTGCGGCAGCCAGCACGAAGGGCGTTGCCTCGAAGAGCGTGCTCGCGGCCGAGGCCAGCGCACCGCGCAGCAAGTCGGGTGAAAAGAGCAGCGCAAGCGCCAGCGGCGCCGCTCCGTAGAGCGCGATGCGCACGGACGGCTATCACGCGCCGTCGCGCAATGGCTAGTGCGCGGTGTCGGCGAACGGGGGGTGCCGGGATATGCCTGAATCGATCAGCGCTCCGCGCGGCACGCAAGATTTCTATCCCCCAGAGTCGACGAGTTGGAACGAACTCGAGGCGCGTATTCACGCGCTCGCGGCGCGCTTCGGCTACGGCGAGATCCGCACGGCGGTCTTCGAGTCGACCGACCTTTTCGTCCGCGGCGTCGGCGAACAGACCGACATCGTCGAAAAAGAGATGTATACGTTCGAGGACCGCGGCGAACGCAGCCTCACCCTGCGCCCGGAATGGACGGCCCCGGTCGTCCGGGCGGCGCTCGAGCACCACCTCTTCGCGCAGGGACCGCTGCGGCTTTACTACATCGGGCCGATCTTCCGTTACGAGCGCCCGCAGAAGGGGCGCTATCGCCAGTCGCATCAATTCGGCGTTGAGTGCTTCGGCTTCGAAGGACCGGAAGCAGATCTCGAAGTGATTTCGCTCGCGTGGGAGCTGATCCGGGGACACGGCATCGAGGACGCGGTGCTCAACATCAACTCCATCGGCGACGAGCAGTGCCGCCCGCGTTATCGTCAAGCGCTGGTCGAGCACTTTCGACCGCACGCCGCGGTTCTCTCGCCCGAGTCGCTGCGCCGCATCGAGCGCAACCCGCTCCGGCTGCTCGACAGCAAGGATCCGGCCGACGCGCCCTTTATTGCGAGCGCCCCGCGGTTCGAATCCTTTCTCTGCGCGCAGTGCCGCGAGCACTTCGACGCGCTGAGGTCGTATCTCGATTTGTCCGGCATTGCGTACGTGCTCAACCCGCGCATCGTGCGCGGTCTCGATTACTACTGCCGAACCGTCTTCGAGTTCACCTCAGGTGTCCTCGGATCGCAAAACAGTCTGTGCGGCGGCGGCCGATATGACGGCCTTGTGGAGTCGCTCGGCGGCCCTGCCGTTCCCGCGGTCGGCTTCGCGCTGGGAATGGAGCGCTTCTTAATGACGCTGCGCGCCGGCGGCGCGCAGCCAGAGGGACCGAGGCGAGGATTGCAGGCAATTGCGCTCGGCGCGCAGGCGCGCGCTACGCTGGCGCCGGTCGTCGTCGAGCTGCGCCGATCCTTGAACTCGCCGACCTATATGGATTATCTGGAACGCAAGCTTTTGGCGCAGCTGAAGATCGCCGACCGCAATCGAGCTCGCTACGCGTTGATCGTGGGCAGTGAGGAGCTCGCTGCGGGAGAGGCGATCTTGCGAGACCTCGAGTCGCGCAGCGACCGCGCGGTGCCGCTGCATACGGTAAGAGTCCTTGTGGAGCTTCTCGTAGAAGCGGGTCTGTAATGGACGAGCGCTATGCCGAGGAGACAAAAACGCTGCGAGAGCTGCTCGAGCTCATGCACGAGCACGACCTCGATACGATCAAGGTCAAGCTCGGCGATGCGATTTACGAGCTTTCCCGGCGCGGAGCGGACGCGGCCGAGGCGTGGGCGCCGCCGGCTCCGGCCTCGGCCGAGCAAACCTCGCCAACCGCACCCGCCAACGTCACTAAAGTCGCCGCTCCCTTGACCGGCGTGTTCTATCGCGCTTCGTCGCCGGATGCGGTGCCGTACGTCGAGGTCGGCGATCGCGTCGAGATCGGCGACGTTGTCTGCGTCCTCGAAGCGATGAAGCTCTTTAACGAAATTCAAAGCGACTACGCCGGCACGATTCTGCGAATCGTTCCGGGCAACGGCGAGCTCGTCTCGCAGGGTGAGGATCTCTTCTGGATCGAGCCGCACTCGTGAGCAAAGCCGCTCCCGACTATCACGCGGAGCGCGGCTTCGACGAGCTGCTCGCCGACCGCAGCGGGCTGCTCGACGAGGCGCGTTATCGCCCGCAGGTCGAAGCGATCGTCGATGCCCTCGTCGGCGCGCTGCGCGCGGGCAAGAAGATCCTCTGGTGCGGCAACGGAGGAAGCGCTGCCGAGGCCCAGCACATGGCCGCCGAGCTTTCGGGCCGGTATCTGCGCGAACGGCCCGGGCTGCACAGCGAGGCGCTCTCGGTAAACTCCTCAACCCTCACCTGCGTTGGCAACGACTACGGATACGATCGCGTCTTCTCGCGGCAGGTCGAAGCGTTCGTCGCGCCCGGTGACGTCGTAATCGGGATGACGACCAGCGGCGGATCGCGCAACATCGTGCTCGCGCTCGAGGCGGCCAAACAACGCGGCGCCGTAACGGTGGCCTTCACCGGTAACGGCGGCGGCAAGGTCGCGGATCACGCCGATTACGTCCTCATGGGGCCGGACGGCTATGCCGCGATCGTTCAAGAGGTTCATCAAGTAATGGCGCATATCGTCTGCGATCTTGTCGAACAGCGCCTGATTTTCGAAGACGGTCTGCGATGACGTCAATAATGGCGCCCGACGCCCGGACGCTCTTTGAGCGCGCGAACGGACGGCGCATTCTCGTCATCGGCGATCTGATGATCGACGAATGGATTTGGGGAACGGTGACCCGCATCTCGCCGGAGGCGCCGGTTCCCGTCGTCGCCGTCGTCGACCACTCGTTTACGCTCGGGGGCGCCGGCAACGTCGCAAATAACCTGCGGGCACTTCGGGCGAACGTCGTCTTTGCGGGAACCGTCGGCGACGACGACTTCGGCGTACAAGTGCGACGCTTGTTGGGCGAACAGCAAGTGGACGACAGCGGGATCGTCACGCTGGACGATCGCCCGACGACGCGTAAGACGCGCGTCGTCGCCCACAATCAGCAGGTTGTGCGCGCAGATTGGGAGTCGACCGCGCCGCTGGAGGGCGTGGACCGTTCGCGCGTCGCCGCCTTCGTGCGCGAGCGTGCGGCGCAATGCGACGGCGTGATTCTCAGCGATTACGCGAAGGGACTGCTCTCGCGCGAGATCGTCGAGGCCGCATCGCTCTGCCCGCTCGTGTTAGCCGATCCAAAGCCGCTCAACGTCGGCTTGCTGCGCGGGGTGACCTGCGTCGCGCCCAATGCCGGCGAGGCGTCGACCATGACCGGCATAACGATCGTCGACGAAGCGAGCCTCGAAGTAGCGGGCCTACGGCTGATCGAGATGCTGGATTGCCGCTACGCGGTCATCACGCAAGGCGAACACGGCATGTCGCTCTTCGGGCGAAACGGAGAGCGATTGACGATTCCGTCGGTAGCGCGAACCGTCTACGACGTCAGCGGCGCGGGCGATACCGTCATCGCGATGCTGGCGCTCGCGCTCGCCGCCGGTGCTTCGATCGAGCAGGCGATGCAGTTGGCAAACTTCGCCGCCGGGGTGGTCGTCGAGAAGCTCGGAACGGCGACGGCCTCGCCCGAGGAGATCGTCGCGCTGGTCGAACCGGCGACGGCGTGAACGAGCACGCTCCATTTTCGGCTCGGCTTTTCGACGTCGACGGCGCCGTCGAGTGGCGCGACGAAAAGCGTTCGCGTGGACGCACCGTCGTCTTCACGAACGGCTGTTTCGACGTGCTGCACGCGGGTCACGTTGCGTACCTCGCGTGGGCGCGCGAGCAAGGCGATGCTTTGATCGTCGGGCTCAACGAGGACGATTCGGTCAGACGGCTCAAGGGGCGCGCACGCCCGATCGTACCCTTTGCCGATCGCGCGGCGCTGTTGTGCGCGCTGCGCAGCGTCG
The DNA window shown above is from Candidatus Cybelea sp. and carries:
- the hisS gene encoding histidine--tRNA ligase gives rise to the protein MPESISAPRGTQDFYPPESTSWNELEARIHALAARFGYGEIRTAVFESTDLFVRGVGEQTDIVEKEMYTFEDRGERSLTLRPEWTAPVVRAALEHHLFAQGPLRLYYIGPIFRYERPQKGRYRQSHQFGVECFGFEGPEADLEVISLAWELIRGHGIEDAVLNINSIGDEQCRPRYRQALVEHFRPHAAVLSPESLRRIERNPLRLLDSKDPADAPFIASAPRFESFLCAQCREHFDALRSYLDLSGIAYVLNPRIVRGLDYYCRTVFEFTSGVLGSQNSLCGGGRYDGLVESLGGPAVPAVGFALGMERFLMTLRAGGAQPEGPRRGLQAIALGAQARATLAPVVVELRRSLNSPTYMDYLERKLLAQLKIADRNRARYALIVGSEELAAGEAILRDLESRSDRAVPLHTVRVLVELLVEAGL
- a CDS encoding biotin/lipoyl-containing protein, which translates into the protein MDERYAEETKTLRELLELMHEHDLDTIKVKLGDAIYELSRRGADAAEAWAPPAPASAEQTSPTAPANVTKVAAPLTGVFYRASSPDAVPYVEVGDRVEIGDVVCVLEAMKLFNEIQSDYAGTILRIVPGNGELVSQGEDLFWIEPHS
- a CDS encoding SIS domain-containing protein; the protein is MSKAAPDYHAERGFDELLADRSGLLDEARYRPQVEAIVDALVGALRAGKKILWCGNGGSAAEAQHMAAELSGRYLRERPGLHSEALSVNSSTLTCVGNDYGYDRVFSRQVEAFVAPGDVVIGMTTSGGSRNIVLALEAAKQRGAVTVAFTGNGGGKVADHADYVLMGPDGYAAIVQEVHQVMAHIVCDLVEQRLIFEDGLR
- the rfaE1 gene encoding D-glycero-beta-D-manno-heptose-7-phosphate kinase — encoded protein: MTSIMAPDARTLFERANGRRILVIGDLMIDEWIWGTVTRISPEAPVPVVAVVDHSFTLGGAGNVANNLRALRANVVFAGTVGDDDFGVQVRRLLGEQQVDDSGIVTLDDRPTTRKTRVVAHNQQVVRADWESTAPLEGVDRSRVAAFVRERAAQCDGVILSDYAKGLLSREIVEAASLCPLVLADPKPLNVGLLRGVTCVAPNAGEASTMTGITIVDEASLEVAGLRLIEMLDCRYAVITQGEHGMSLFGRNGERLTIPSVARTVYDVSGAGDTVIAMLALALAAGASIEQAMQLANFAAGVVVEKLGTATASPEEIVALVEPATA
- a CDS encoding adenylyltransferase/cytidyltransferase family protein translates to MNEHAPFSARLFDVDGAVEWRDEKRSRGRTVVFTNGCFDVLHAGHVAYLAWAREQGDALIVGLNEDDSVRRLKGRARPIVPFADRAALLCALRSVDAVVGFADLTPEVVLDRIRPDVHVKSEQYREDELPERSVVLSHGGRIALAPHASGKSTTETIARILDAYSRHG